Proteins encoded by one window of Primulina huaijiensis isolate GDHJ02 chromosome 1, ASM1229523v2, whole genome shotgun sequence:
- the LOC140988688 gene encoding uncharacterized protein: MSVGAASTTVVSLINHSKSNLDSSALPPSSLSSSTTAGLLRRRLTTKHEPRRAYYFRSPGRHFSTVMEWQDSTVKMVIDVPTSVAYKCYSDREAIPQWMPFISSVKTVDDKPDLSRWSLKYKAFGQDIEYSWLARNLQPIPNQKIHWRSLEGLPNRGAVRFFPKGADSCVVELTVSYEVPQLLTPVASALQPFLESLLLRGLEGFAKFAKSYQQKVS, translated from the exons ATGTCTGTAGGAGCTGCATCGACCACCGTCGTCTCCTTGATCAACCACTCTAAATCCAACCTAGATAGCTCGGCGCTCCCGCCTTCCTCCTTATCCTCCTCCACCACCGCCGGCCTTCTCCGCCGCCGCCTCACTACTAAACATGAACCCAGAAGGGCATATTACTTCAGATCCCCAGGCCGCCATTTCTCTACCGTCATGGAATGGCAGGATTCCAC GGTGAAGATGGTTATCGATGTGCCCACTTCGGTTGCTTATAAATGTTACTCTGACCGCGAAGCCATTCCTCAGTGGATGCCCTTCATTTCATCTGTAAAG ACTGTGGATGATAAACCTGATCTATCACGATGGTCACTGAAGTATAAAGCATTTGGTCAAGATATAGAATACTCTTGGCTGGCTCGAAATTTGCAG CCTATACCAAATCAGAAAATCCACTGGAGGTCACTGGAGGGTCTTCCTAATAG GGGAGCTGTGAGGTTTTTTCCTAAAGGTGCTGATTCATGTGTGGTAGAA CTTACTGTTTCATATGAAGTTCCTCAACTACTGACCCCAGTGGCATCT GCACTGCAACCTTTTCTGGAGAGCTTGCTGTTACGTGGTTTGGAAGGGTTTGCAAAGTTCGCTAAAAGCTACCAGCAGAAAGTGTCCTGA
- the LOC140988675 gene encoding boron transporter 1-like isoform X2, with amino-acid sequence MEETFVPFRGIKNDVQGRLLCYKQDWIGGFKAGFRVLAPTTYIFFASAIPVISFGEQLERNTDGILTAVQTLASTAFCGIMHSIIGGQPLLILGVAEPTVLMYTFMFDFAKQRQDLGRELFLAWTGWVCVWTAALLFLLAILGACSIINRFTRVAGELFGMLIAMLFMQQALKGLVEEFRVPKREDAGLIEYIPSWRFANGMFALVLSFGLLLTALRSRKARSWLYGSGWLRSLIADYGVPLMVLAWTAVSYIPASTVPKGIPRRLMSPNPWSPGAYGNWTVMKDMLNVPILYILGAFIPATMIAVLYYFDHSVASQLAQQKEFNLRKPSSFHYDLLLLGFLTLVCGLLGIPPSNGVIPQSPMHTKALATLKHQLLRNQLVATAHQSMKTNSSLGQLYGNMQEAYQQIQTPLIYQESSHRGLKELKESTVQLVSSMGSFDAPVDETVFDVQKEIDELLPVEVKEQRVSTLFQAILVGGCVAAMPALRMIPTSVLWGYFAFMAIESLPGNQFWERILLLFTAPSRRYKVLEDYHTTFVETVPFKTIATFTIFQTTYLLLCFGITWVPIAGVLFPLLIMLLVPVRQYMLPKFFKGAYLQDLDAAEYEEAPAVPFNLPPEGEGRVSFAEGEEILDGIITRSRGEVRHILSPKVTSSSATPGKEPTIAIQSPLWSTEKAAYIGPSNSGISPRNLTPK; translated from the exons ATGGAAGAGACGTTTGTGCCGTTTCGCGGGATTAAGAATGATGTTCAAGGGAGGCTGCTCTGTTACAAGCAAGATTGGATTGGTGGATTCAAGGCTGGCTTCAG GGTGCTGGCTCCTACTACCTATATATTTTTTGCTTCGGCCATACCAGTGATTTCCTTTGGCGAACAACTTGAGAGGAATACAG ATGGGATTTTAACGGCGGTTCAGACTTTAGCATCCACTGCATTTTGTGGAATTATGCACTCCATTATTGGAGGGCAACCGTTGCTCATTTTAGGAGTTGCTGAGCCTACTGTCTTAATGTACACCTTCATGTTCGACTTTGCCAAGCAAAGACAGGATTTGGGTCGTGAACTCTTTCTTGCATGGACTGGATG GGTTTGTGTTTGGACAGCAGCTTTGTTGTTTTTGCTGGCTATTTTAGGAGCATGCTCCATTATCAACAGGTTCACCCGTGTGGCCGGAGAACTGTTCGGAATGCTTATTGCCATGCTTTTCATGCAGCAAGCCCTGAAA GGGCTGGTGGAGGAGTTCCGCGTACCAAAAAGAGAAGATGCCGGGCTCATAGAATATATACCCTCCTGGAGGTTTGCGAATGGCATGTTCGCGTTGGTTCTGTCATTTGGTCTGCTACTGACTGCATTAAGAAGCCGGAAAGCAAGGTCATGGCTATATGGGTCAG GTTGGCTGCGGAGCCTTATCGCAGATTACGGGGTGCCATTGATGGTGTTGGCGTGGACAGCAGTATCCTACATACCTGCTTCAACTGTACCGAAAGGGATTCCACGACGTCTCATGAGCCCAAATCCATGGTCACCAGGGGCCTATGGGAACTGGACAGTGATGAAG GATATGCTGAACGTACCCATTCTCTACATACTTGGAGCCTTCATACCTGCAACAATGATCGCAGTATTATACTATTTTGACCACAGTGTAGCGTCTCAGTTGGCTCAGCAGAAAGAGTTCAATTTGCGGAAACCGTCTTCTTTCCACTACGATTTACTGCTTCTTGGATTTCTG ACATTAGTGTGTGGTCTCCTTGGAATCCCACCATCAAATGGTGTAATCCCACAGTCCCCAATGCATACAAAAGCTCTGGCGACTCTTAAACACCAG TTGCTCAGGAATCAGCTTGTTGCTACGGCGCATCAAAGTATGAAAACAAACTCGAGCTTGGGACAGTTGTATGGGAACATGCAAGAAGCTTATCAACAAATACAGACTCCTCTCATCTACCAGGAGTCATCACACAGA GGTCTAAAGGAGTTGAAAGAATCAACCGTTCAGTTAGTGTCAAGCATGGGAAGCTTTGACGCTCCAGTGGATGAAACAGTTTTTGATGTCCAAAAGGAGATTGATGAGTTACTGCCTGTCGAGGTGAAAGAACAGCGTGTGAGCACCTTGTTTCAAGCCATTTTGGTGGGAGGATGCGTTGCTGCCATGCCAGCATTGAGAATGATCCCAACCTCTGTTCTCTGGGGGTATTTTGCTTTCATGGCCATCGAAAGCTTACCTGGCAACCAGTTCTGGGAAAGGATATTACTGCTTTTCACTGCGCCAAGCAGAAGATACAA AGTTTTGGAAGACTACCATACCACCTTTGTGGAAACTGTGCCTTTCAAGACAATCGCAACATTTACCATATTCCAGACAACATATTTGCTTCTTTGTTTTGGCATTACATGGGTTCCAATTGCCGGAGTCCTATTCCCTCTTCTAATTATGCTTCTCGTTCCAGTAAGACAATACATGCTACCAAAGTTTTTCAAAGGTGCATATCTTCAAGATTTAGATGCTGCAGAATATGAAGAGGCACCGGCTGTACCATTCAACCTTCCACCG GAGGGAGAAGGTAGAGTTTCATTTGCTGAAGGTGAGGAGATATTGGATGGAATTATCACAAGAAGTCGAGGTGAGGTAAGGCATATTTTGAGTCCAAAAGTGACGAGCTCATCAGCAACACCTGGAAAAGAGCCTACAATAGCGATTCAGAGCCCACTCTGGTCAACCGAGAAAGCAGCATATA TTGGTCCATCTAACTCGGGGATTAGTCCTCGCAACTTAACTCCAAAATAG
- the LOC140988675 gene encoding boron transporter 1-like isoform X1 has translation MEETFVPFRGIKNDVQGRLLCYKQDWIGGFKAGFRVLAPTTYIFFASAIPVISFGEQLERNTDGILTAVQTLASTAFCGIMHSIIGGQPLLILGVAEPTVLMYTFMFDFAKQRQDLGRELFLAWTGWVCVWTAALLFLLAILGACSIINRFTRVAGELFGMLIAMLFMQQALKGLVEEFRVPKREDAGLIEYIPSWRFANGMFALVLSFGLLLTALRSRKARSWLYGSGWLRSLIADYGVPLMVLAWTAVSYIPASTVPKGIPRRLMSPNPWSPGAYGNWTVMKDMLNVPILYILGAFIPATMIAVLYYFDHSVASQLAQQKEFNLRKPSSFHYDLLLLGFLTLVCGLLGIPPSNGVIPQSPMHTKALATLKHQLLRNQLVATAHQSMKTNSSLGQLYGNMQEAYQQIQTPLIYQESSHRGLKELKESTVQLVSSMGSFDAPVDETVFDVQKEIDELLPVEVKEQRVSTLFQAILVGGCVAAMPALRMIPTSVLWGYFAFMAIESLPGNQFWERILLLFTAPSRRYKVLEDYHTTFVETVPFKTIATFTIFQTTYLLLCFGITWVPIAGVLFPLLIMLLVPVRQYMLPKFFKGAYLQDLDAAEYEEAPAVPFNLPPEGEGRVSFAEGEEILDGIITRSRGEVRHILSPKVTSSSATPGKEPTIAIQSPLWSTEKAAYSSRVSALRGDHQMGIIGKESFSPRSGGDQVGPSNSGISPRNLTPK, from the exons ATGGAAGAGACGTTTGTGCCGTTTCGCGGGATTAAGAATGATGTTCAAGGGAGGCTGCTCTGTTACAAGCAAGATTGGATTGGTGGATTCAAGGCTGGCTTCAG GGTGCTGGCTCCTACTACCTATATATTTTTTGCTTCGGCCATACCAGTGATTTCCTTTGGCGAACAACTTGAGAGGAATACAG ATGGGATTTTAACGGCGGTTCAGACTTTAGCATCCACTGCATTTTGTGGAATTATGCACTCCATTATTGGAGGGCAACCGTTGCTCATTTTAGGAGTTGCTGAGCCTACTGTCTTAATGTACACCTTCATGTTCGACTTTGCCAAGCAAAGACAGGATTTGGGTCGTGAACTCTTTCTTGCATGGACTGGATG GGTTTGTGTTTGGACAGCAGCTTTGTTGTTTTTGCTGGCTATTTTAGGAGCATGCTCCATTATCAACAGGTTCACCCGTGTGGCCGGAGAACTGTTCGGAATGCTTATTGCCATGCTTTTCATGCAGCAAGCCCTGAAA GGGCTGGTGGAGGAGTTCCGCGTACCAAAAAGAGAAGATGCCGGGCTCATAGAATATATACCCTCCTGGAGGTTTGCGAATGGCATGTTCGCGTTGGTTCTGTCATTTGGTCTGCTACTGACTGCATTAAGAAGCCGGAAAGCAAGGTCATGGCTATATGGGTCAG GTTGGCTGCGGAGCCTTATCGCAGATTACGGGGTGCCATTGATGGTGTTGGCGTGGACAGCAGTATCCTACATACCTGCTTCAACTGTACCGAAAGGGATTCCACGACGTCTCATGAGCCCAAATCCATGGTCACCAGGGGCCTATGGGAACTGGACAGTGATGAAG GATATGCTGAACGTACCCATTCTCTACATACTTGGAGCCTTCATACCTGCAACAATGATCGCAGTATTATACTATTTTGACCACAGTGTAGCGTCTCAGTTGGCTCAGCAGAAAGAGTTCAATTTGCGGAAACCGTCTTCTTTCCACTACGATTTACTGCTTCTTGGATTTCTG ACATTAGTGTGTGGTCTCCTTGGAATCCCACCATCAAATGGTGTAATCCCACAGTCCCCAATGCATACAAAAGCTCTGGCGACTCTTAAACACCAG TTGCTCAGGAATCAGCTTGTTGCTACGGCGCATCAAAGTATGAAAACAAACTCGAGCTTGGGACAGTTGTATGGGAACATGCAAGAAGCTTATCAACAAATACAGACTCCTCTCATCTACCAGGAGTCATCACACAGA GGTCTAAAGGAGTTGAAAGAATCAACCGTTCAGTTAGTGTCAAGCATGGGAAGCTTTGACGCTCCAGTGGATGAAACAGTTTTTGATGTCCAAAAGGAGATTGATGAGTTACTGCCTGTCGAGGTGAAAGAACAGCGTGTGAGCACCTTGTTTCAAGCCATTTTGGTGGGAGGATGCGTTGCTGCCATGCCAGCATTGAGAATGATCCCAACCTCTGTTCTCTGGGGGTATTTTGCTTTCATGGCCATCGAAAGCTTACCTGGCAACCAGTTCTGGGAAAGGATATTACTGCTTTTCACTGCGCCAAGCAGAAGATACAA AGTTTTGGAAGACTACCATACCACCTTTGTGGAAACTGTGCCTTTCAAGACAATCGCAACATTTACCATATTCCAGACAACATATTTGCTTCTTTGTTTTGGCATTACATGGGTTCCAATTGCCGGAGTCCTATTCCCTCTTCTAATTATGCTTCTCGTTCCAGTAAGACAATACATGCTACCAAAGTTTTTCAAAGGTGCATATCTTCAAGATTTAGATGCTGCAGAATATGAAGAGGCACCGGCTGTACCATTCAACCTTCCACCG GAGGGAGAAGGTAGAGTTTCATTTGCTGAAGGTGAGGAGATATTGGATGGAATTATCACAAGAAGTCGAGGTGAGGTAAGGCATATTTTGAGTCCAAAAGTGACGAGCTCATCAGCAACACCTGGAAAAGAGCCTACAATAGCGATTCAGAGCCCACTCTGGTCAACCGAGAAAGCAGCATATAGTTCTCGTGTTAGTGCACTAAGAGGAGATCACCAAATGGGTATTATTGGAAAAGAATCTTTTAGTCCAAGGAGTGGTGGAGATCAAGTTGGTCCATCTAACTCGGGGATTAGTCCTCGCAACTTAACTCCAAAATAG
- the LOC140968444 gene encoding uncharacterized protein, whose product MAANTTAKEGIGNEEEFVYRISTAEEWEELRRTGSTYGGHIDKSTACFHLSMLHQVQSTLQNFFSHVKEDLYLLQIDVKKLGSGLIYEAVDDESNIRFPHFYGPSRSFCPLSLDAVLKAEKLTLCDDKFKCSSFSI is encoded by the exons ATGGCTGCCAATACTACCGCTAAAGAGGGTATTGGAAATGAGGAGGAATTTGTGTACAGAATCAGCACCGCCGAGGAGTGGGAGGAGCTCCGGCGAACTGGTTCCACCTACGGCGGACATATAGACAAATCAACTGCTTGTTTTCACCTGAGCATGCTCCATCAG GTGCAATCGACTTTACAGAACTTTTTCTCGCACGTGAAGGAGGATCTGTACCTACTTCAGATTGATGTGAAGAAG CTTGGGAGCGGCTTGATTTATGAAGCCGTGGACGATGAGTCAAATATTCGGTTTCCTCATTTCTACGGTCCATCACGGAGTTTCTGTCCTTTGTCACTTGATGCTGTGTTGAAAGCTGAGAAGCTGACGCTATGTGATGACAAATTTAAATGCAGCAGCTTCAGCATTTaa
- the LOC140988700 gene encoding long chain acyl-CoA synthetase 1-like, which produces MEKFGVKVEEGREGRDGKPSVGPVYRNLLAEHAFPSIHPELSTAWQIFRTSFEKYSDNRMLGWRELVDGKWGPYKWKTYKEAYQETLLVGSALRAHGIEPGARVGIYGANCPQWIVAMEACNAHSLICVPLYDTLGAGAVNYIIDHAELDIVFVQDKKVKQLMSPECTSAQRIKFIVCFSSLTEEQRNEAAAIGIKPYSWTEFLAVGREKPSEIFSPKPSDTCTIMYTSGTSGDPKGVILTHENIITCISGVEKFMEQFEDKMTVDDVYISFLPLAHILDRMIEEFFFYKGASVGYYHGEINEIRDDLVELKPTFLAGVPRVFERVHEGVLKAVEELNPRRRKIFSWLYKYKLFWMNRGYKQKDASPLADLLAFGKVKNRLGGRIRLIVSGGAPLSTEIEEFLRVTSCAFVVQGYGLTESCGLATLGFPDEMCMIGTVGSSFMYTEIRLEEVPEMGYDPLANPSRGEICIKGKSAFAGYYKNPELTQEVVQDGWFHTGDIGEMLPNGIIRIIDRKKNLIKLSQGEYVAVEYLEKVYGITPIVEDIWVYGDSFKSKLVAVVVPNEDNTMKWGKQNGHKESTFLKLCSLNQLKDHIILELKSTADRNKLRGFEYIKDIIVEPELFELSEKELVTATLKKRRDRMLKNYKEEIDGLYRVLNRAK; this is translated from the exons ATGGAGAAGTTCGGTGTCAAGGTGGAAGAAGGAAGGGAAGGCCGAGATGGAAAGCCATCGGTTGGTCCCGTGTATCGTAATCTACTCGCGGAGCATGCGTTTCCGTCGATTCATCCTGAGTTATCCACCGCTTGGCAAATTTTCAG AACTTCCTTTGAAAAGTACTCTGACAATAGAATGCTGGGATGGCGTGAGTTGGTCGACGGGAAG TGGGGCCCTTACAAGTGGAAGACATACAAGGAAGCGTACCAGGAAACTCTGCTTGTTGGTTCGGCATTGCGAGCGCATGGCATTGAACCT GGAGCTCGAGTTGGAATTTATGGCGCAAATTGTCCTCAGTGGATTGTGGCAATGGAG GCCTGCAATGCTCACAGTTTAATTTGTGTTCCTCTCTACGACACCCTTG GGGCTGGAGCTGTGAACTACATAATAGATCATGCTGAGCTTGATATCGTTTTCGTTCAAGATAAGAAAGTGAAACAA CTAATGAGCCCTGAATGCACCAGTGCACAAAGGATAAAAT TTATTGTGTGCTTCTCTTCATTGACAGAGGAACAGCGGAACGAAGCAGCTGCTATTGGCATCAAACCTTACTCTTGGACCGAATTTCTTGCTGTG GGAAGAGAAAAGCCGTCGGAAATTTTTTCACCAAAGCCATCTGATACATGCACGATTATGTATACAAGCGGAACCAGTGGCGATCCAAAAGGTGTAATTTTGACCCATGAAAACATTATAACATGCATTAGCGGGGTCGAAAAATTCATGGAGCAATTCGAAGACAAG ATGACAGTGGACGATGTGTACATATCTTTCCTACCCCTTGCTCACATTCTCGATCGCATGATCGAAGAATTCTTTTTCTACAAGGGTGCTTCTGTCGGATACTATCATGGG GAAATCAACGAAATAAGGGATGATTTGGTGGAGTTGAAACCAACATTTTTGGCAGGAGTACCTCGAGTTTTTGAAAGAGTGCATGAAg GGGTCCTCAAAGCTGTTGAAGAACTCAACCCTAGGAGGAGGAAGATTTTCAGCTGGCTTTACAAATA CAAACTTTTTTGGATGAATCGTGGGTACAAACAAAAAGATGCATCACCACTGGCTGATCTACTTGCTTTTGGAAAG GTCAAAAACAGGTTAGGTGGAAGGATCCGTCTCATAGTGTCCGGGGGTGCGCCATTGAGCACCGAGATAGAAGAATTCCTACGGGTCACATCCTGTGCTTTTGTGGTACAAGGATAtg GGTTGACCGAGAGTTGTGGATTGGCAACGCTGGGTTTTCCAGATGAGATGTGCATGATTGGAACAGTTGGCTCTTCTTTCATGTATACCGAAATCCGTCTGGAGGAAGTTCCAGAGATGGGCTATGATCCACTTGCGAATCCTTCTCGTGGTGAAATATGCATCAAAGGGAAATCAGCGTTTGCAGGATACTACAAGAACCCAGAGTTGACTCAGGAAGTAGTCCAAGACGGATGGTTCCATACGG GTGACATTGGAGAGATGTTACCCAATGGAATCATTAGAATTATCGACAGGAAGAAGAACCTAATCAAGCTCTCTCAGGGAGAGTATGTTGCAGTTGAATATCTTGAAAAAGTTTATGGTATCACCCCGATTGTGGAAGAT ATATGGGTGTACGGGGATAGCTTCAAGTCAAAGCTAGTCGCAGTAGTTGTTCCAAACGAAGACAACACCATGAAATGGGGAAAGCAGAATGGCCATAAAGAATCCACCTTTCTGAAGCTATGCTCTTTAAACCAGCTCAAAGATCACATCATCCTTGAGCTCAAATCTACAGCCGACAGAAATAAG CTGAGAGGTTTCGAGTACATCAAAGATATAATCGTTGAACCTGAGCTATTTGAATTGTCTGAAAAAGAATTGGTGACAGCAACATTGAAGAAGAGACGAGACAGAATGCTTAAGAATTACAAG GAGGAAATTGATGGGCTCTATCGAGTGCTGAACAGAGCTAAGTAG